The proteins below are encoded in one region of Methanomassiliicoccus luminyensis B10:
- a CDS encoding DUF835 domain-containing protein: MSALFVPGPIKDEEQKLEPLSISMGISPIEFDYGRTYFINEKKMDKACRIVQDFLYSGSKVMCVTRMHPDLMQGRWPGKRVEALWLSERNGPNNVPPDQLGHIAQRVSSFLMGKKHGVVLIDGIEYLCAFNEFSRVQAFIEQVNDVVMASQAILIVPIDPRSLEPRYLARLQRFAEILG; the protein is encoded by the coding sequence GTGTCCGCGCTGTTCGTACCTGGGCCGATAAAGGATGAGGAACAAAAGCTCGAGCCGCTGAGCATCTCCATGGGCATCAGTCCCATAGAGTTCGATTACGGAAGGACCTATTTCATCAACGAGAAGAAGATGGACAAGGCCTGCCGGATCGTGCAGGACTTCCTCTATTCCGGGTCCAAGGTGATGTGCGTGACCCGAATGCACCCCGACCTAATGCAGGGCCGGTGGCCCGGAAAACGCGTAGAGGCATTGTGGCTGAGCGAGCGGAACGGACCCAATAACGTACCGCCCGATCAGCTTGGCCACATCGCTCAGAGAGTGAGCTCGTTCCTCATGGGGAAAAAGCACGGCGTGGTACTGATAGATGGCATCGAATATCTCTGCGCCTTCAACGAGTTCTCCAGAGTCCAGGCGTTCATCGAGCAGGTGAACGATGTGGTGATGGCCTCGCAGGCCATCCTTATTGTGCCTATAGACCCGCGATCCCTTGAGCCTCGCTACCTGGCACGGCTTCAGAGATTTGCTGAGATCCTAGGATAG
- a CDS encoding TrpB-like pyridoxal phosphate-dependent enzyme codes for MAIHKDDRVMLSLDDIPRKWYNIGGDVQLPPPVDPKTNEPAKPETLEAIFPKRIIAQEISTDRYIDIPEEVRDAYVMLQRPSPLQRARRLEQFLKTPAKIYFKREDLSPAGSHKPNTAIPQVYYNMKEGVEHLTTETGAGQWGTALSLSCAHFGLDCQVWMVRVSFDQKPFRRLIMESYGGKVYASPSPHTNFGRKLLEQDPNNPGSLGIAISEAIESCVTHKNTKYALGSVTNHVILHQTVIGQEVIKQLEMIDVQPDYMIACVGGGSNFGGFAFPMMEQKLKGKIDTEFIAVEPKSVPSLTEGEYRYDFGDTAGMTPLFKMYTLGHDFMPSPIHAGGLRYHGMAPTVSAVTNMGLVTPVSYVQTETFEAALTFAKTEGIIPAPESSHAIKAAIDKALEAKKTGEEKVIVFNLSGHGLLDMAGYGKYIHGELK; via the coding sequence ATGGCTATTCACAAAGATGACCGCGTAATGTTGAGCTTGGACGACATACCGCGCAAATGGTACAACATCGGCGGGGACGTTCAACTGCCCCCGCCCGTCGACCCCAAGACCAACGAGCCGGCCAAGCCCGAGACCCTTGAGGCCATCTTTCCCAAGAGAATCATCGCTCAGGAGATCTCCACCGACCGTTACATCGACATCCCCGAGGAGGTGCGGGACGCCTATGTCATGCTCCAGCGCCCCTCTCCCCTGCAGAGGGCCAGGAGGCTCGAGCAGTTCCTGAAGACCCCCGCCAAGATCTACTTCAAGCGCGAGGACCTGAGCCCCGCGGGCTCGCACAAGCCGAACACCGCCATCCCCCAGGTGTACTACAATATGAAAGAGGGCGTGGAGCACCTGACCACCGAGACCGGGGCGGGACAGTGGGGCACGGCCCTTTCGCTGTCCTGCGCCCACTTCGGCCTGGACTGCCAGGTTTGGATGGTCCGGGTGTCCTTCGATCAGAAGCCCTTCCGCCGGCTGATCATGGAATCGTACGGCGGAAAGGTGTATGCGTCCCCCTCTCCCCATACCAACTTCGGGAGAAAGCTGCTGGAGCAGGACCCCAACAACCCCGGCTCCCTGGGCATCGCGATATCGGAAGCGATCGAGTCCTGCGTGACCCACAAGAACACCAAGTATGCTCTGGGCAGCGTCACCAACCATGTCATCCTGCACCAGACCGTCATCGGGCAGGAGGTCATCAAGCAGCTGGAGATGATCGACGTCCAGCCTGACTACATGATCGCCTGCGTGGGCGGCGGCTCCAACTTCGGAGGGTTCGCCTTCCCCATGATGGAGCAGAAGCTTAAGGGCAAGATCGACACCGAGTTCATTGCCGTCGAACCGAAATCGGTCCCGTCCCTCACGGAGGGGGAGTACCGCTACGACTTCGGCGACACCGCCGGAATGACCCCGCTGTTTAAGATGTACACTCTGGGCCACGACTTCATGCCCTCGCCCATCCACGCCGGGGGGCTGAGGTACCACGGAATGGCCCCCACCGTCTCTGCGGTCACCAATATGGGCCTGGTGACCCCGGTATCGTACGTACAGACCGAGACCTTCGAGGCCGCGCTGACCTTCGCCAAGACCGAGGGCATCATCCCCGCGCCGGAGTCCTCGCACGCCATCAAAGCGGCCATCGACAAAGCCCTGGAGGCCAAGAAGACCGGCGAGGAGAAGGTCATCGTGTTCAACCTGTCCGGCCACGGGCTGCTGGACATGGCTGGATACGGCAAGTACATCCACGGCGAGCTGAAGTGA
- a CDS encoding adenosylcobalamin-dependent ribonucleoside-diphosphate reductase yields the protein MNSPPISANALQVLEKRYLIKGEDGKVIETPDQMFRRVARNVAAVNDHYHDRKRAEEEEKFYRAMRDLEFLPNSPTLMNAGTDLQQLSACFVVPIDDSIESIYTAVKQAALIHQTGGGAGFSFSRLRPAGDAVKSTGGIASGPVSFMKVFDAATEAIKQGGRRRGANMGILRVDHPDVERFISAKEESGALTNFNISVAVTDEFMEKAGKGEDYDLVNPRTDKVSRTVSAPYILERMATSAWNTGDPGAIFIDAVNRSNPTPGLGDIEATNPCGEVPLLPFEACNLGSINLDRMFGDDSAELDMDKLARTVDLGVRFLDNVIDANRFPLEETRAVVLGNRKIGLGVMGFADMLARMRVRYGSKRSLEIAENLIVFIKDKAEKASGDIARSRGDFPNISKSIFKGPRRNATVLSIAPTGTISMIASCSSGIEPYYAIAYTKNVLGGQRLMEVNPHFVSAAVKGGFYSEELMRKLTTSLSVQGLDEVPKEAKDAFVTAHDIEVEEQVDVQAVFQKHVDNAVSKTINLPESSSWKDVLRAYQYAHSKKCKGITVYREGSRQGQVLTALGSISLCPHCGQPMRAEEGAMQCESCG from the coding sequence ATGAACTCTCCTCCCATCAGCGCCAACGCCCTCCAGGTCCTGGAGAAGCGCTATTTGATAAAAGGCGAGGACGGGAAGGTCATCGAGACGCCCGACCAGATGTTCCGCAGGGTCGCCAGGAACGTCGCCGCCGTCAACGACCACTACCATGATCGCAAGAGGGCGGAGGAGGAAGAGAAGTTCTACCGGGCCATGAGGGACCTGGAGTTCCTGCCGAACTCGCCCACCCTGATGAACGCCGGGACCGACCTGCAGCAGCTCTCGGCCTGCTTCGTCGTTCCCATCGACGACTCCATCGAGTCCATCTACACCGCGGTGAAGCAGGCGGCGTTGATCCATCAGACCGGGGGCGGGGCCGGCTTCTCCTTCTCCCGCCTCCGCCCCGCCGGCGACGCGGTCAAATCCACCGGCGGCATCGCGTCCGGCCCGGTGTCGTTCATGAAAGTGTTCGACGCCGCCACCGAGGCCATAAAGCAGGGCGGTCGGAGGAGGGGGGCCAACATGGGCATATTGAGGGTCGACCACCCTGATGTGGAGAGGTTCATCTCCGCCAAGGAGGAATCGGGGGCGCTGACCAATTTCAATATCTCGGTGGCCGTCACCGACGAGTTCATGGAGAAGGCCGGGAAGGGCGAGGACTACGACCTCGTCAATCCCCGAACCGACAAGGTCTCCCGCACGGTGTCGGCGCCGTACATACTGGAGAGGATGGCCACCTCGGCGTGGAACACCGGCGATCCCGGGGCCATATTCATAGACGCGGTGAACAGGAGCAATCCCACCCCTGGGCTGGGAGATATTGAGGCCACCAACCCCTGCGGGGAGGTGCCGCTGCTCCCGTTCGAGGCGTGCAACCTCGGCTCGATCAACCTGGACCGCATGTTCGGCGATGACAGTGCCGAGCTGGACATGGACAAGCTGGCCAGGACCGTGGACCTCGGGGTCCGCTTCCTGGACAACGTCATCGACGCCAACCGGTTCCCCCTGGAGGAGACGAGAGCGGTGGTGCTGGGCAACCGCAAGATCGGACTGGGCGTCATGGGCTTCGCCGACATGCTCGCCCGCATGAGGGTGCGCTACGGCAGCAAGAGATCGCTGGAGATCGCCGAGAATCTCATTGTGTTCATCAAGGACAAGGCTGAGAAGGCCTCGGGCGACATCGCCCGGTCCAGGGGAGACTTCCCCAACATCTCCAAGTCGATATTCAAGGGCCCCCGCCGCAACGCCACGGTGCTGTCCATCGCTCCGACCGGGACCATCAGCATGATCGCGTCATGCTCCTCGGGCATCGAGCCGTACTACGCCATCGCCTACACCAAGAACGTGCTGGGCGGGCAGCGTCTCATGGAAGTGAACCCTCATTTCGTGTCCGCGGCCGTCAAGGGGGGCTTCTATTCCGAGGAGCTCATGCGCAAGCTCACCACGTCCCTGTCGGTGCAGGGGCTGGATGAGGTACCGAAGGAAGCGAAGGACGCTTTCGTCACCGCCCACGACATCGAGGTGGAGGAGCAGGTCGATGTCCAGGCGGTGTTCCAGAAGCACGTCGACAACGCAGTGTCCAAGACCATCAACCTCCCGGAGTCGTCATCCTGGAAGGATGTGCTCCGCGCGTACCAGTACGCGCACTCCAAAAAGTGCAAGGGCATCACGGTGTACAGGGAGGGTTCCCGGCAGGGGCAGGTCCTCACCGCCCTGGGGAGCATCAGCCTCTGTCCCCATTGCGGGCAGCCCATGCGGGCGGAGGAGGGCGCCATGCAATGCGAGTCGTGTGGGTGA
- a CDS encoding 4Fe-4S dicluster domain-containing protein, translating into MVTKSYESQTKGVKIDVDQELCKGLNDCVEVCPVDVFDLIDGKAVASRIDDCIECCQCVDACPEGAIKHSSC; encoded by the coding sequence ATGGTTACCAAGAGCTACGAGAGCCAGACCAAAGGCGTAAAGATCGATGTCGACCAGGAGCTGTGCAAGGGCCTCAATGATTGCGTGGAGGTATGCCCGGTGGACGTTTTCGACCTCATAGACGGAAAGGCGGTGGCCTCGCGGATCGACGATTGCATAGAGTGCTGCCAGTGCGTGGACGCCTGCCCTGAAGGGGCCATAAAGCACTCGTCCTGCTGA
- a CDS encoding DUF835 domain-containing protein produces the protein MKLSKGKFYLFEERVPLRTHQVLRKELDKGRRTLYISKNPPRLLRSQLDFDEDMLETMWLSTRPNPDCIPPMNLAMFEENIDVFLSRNKDGIIVLNGLDVLEMWNGFRPVLDVLSRTHEKVNTEGSNLIISLDPRSHYPQKLVKLENISDEVISSYA, from the coding sequence ATGAAGTTGTCGAAGGGTAAATTCTATCTGTTCGAAGAGAGGGTCCCGCTGAGAACGCACCAAGTGTTGAGGAAGGAGCTGGACAAGGGACGGAGGACCTTGTACATCTCCAAGAATCCGCCCCGGCTCCTCCGGTCCCAGCTCGATTTCGATGAGGATATGCTGGAGACCATGTGGTTGAGCACCCGGCCGAACCCCGACTGCATACCGCCCATGAACCTGGCGATGTTCGAGGAGAACATCGATGTGTTCCTGTCCCGCAACAAGGACGGGATCATAGTGCTGAACGGCCTGGACGTGCTGGAAATGTGGAATGGGTTCCGCCCCGTGCTGGACGTGCTGTCCCGCACCCACGAGAAGGTGAACACCGAGGGCAGCAACCTGATCATAAGCCTGGACCCGCGCAGCCACTACCCGCAGAAGCTGGTGAAGCTCGAGAACATATCGGACGAGGTCATATCGAGCTACGCTTGA
- a CDS encoding SRPBCC domain-containing protein — MSRTRAAQYEHVLRREIRSEIEVRAPPERVWAALIDFKRYPEWNPFMPRAEGKREVGEKIEVIIRPPGRKEWRIRPTVTSVIPNRRLQWLGRLLLPKVFDGRHTLRVEPAGEGASRVIQEESFVGLLVPFSGKLLDATRRGFEEMNRALKKRVERAGEAAT; from the coding sequence ATGTCAAGAACCCGTGCCGCCCAATACGAACATGTGCTACGCAGGGAGATCCGCAGCGAGATCGAGGTAAGGGCGCCGCCGGAGCGAGTCTGGGCGGCGCTCATAGATTTCAAACGGTACCCGGAGTGGAACCCTTTTATGCCCAGGGCCGAGGGGAAGCGGGAAGTTGGCGAGAAGATAGAGGTGATCATCCGGCCTCCCGGTAGAAAGGAATGGCGCATCCGGCCGACCGTGACCTCGGTCATCCCGAACCGCCGCCTCCAGTGGCTGGGCCGCCTGTTGCTGCCCAAGGTCTTCGACGGAAGGCATACTCTGCGCGTCGAGCCAGCGGGAGAGGGCGCCTCCAGGGTCATCCAGGAGGAGAGCTTCGTAGGCCTGCTGGTCCCCTTTTCCGGCAAGCTCCTGGACGCTACCCGGCGGGGGTTCGAGGAGATGAACCGAGCGCTGAAGAAGAGGGTTGAGAGGGCGGGTGAGGCCGCAACTTAG
- a CDS encoding bifunctional RecB family nuclease/DEAD/DEAH box helicase, with amino-acid sequence MGPKKIEVVVTDLGEYINQQCCERSFKLRLNKQEVARKYPFYPAVRNPLNPVLATTGAKREKELKEDLKKRMRYLNPTEEDGTRITWEQFVDALSGIKAGEDCFATEVEVGREMDAFRVTGRMDFALVLWKGGAPCLRIVECKASRKDRTYHRVQLATYRIMVTKLLENGLVIGGKRFDSVPIESVVARIDEGTNRLQNVLELPSLDLREEIEDVLSLLSPGGPLDYVAGHDLDELGFCLEAKCDSCVHCPICLPDTAHKRRLELVGADPSVVRVLKANGVMTLDDLADLDLSSEAVKGIRGTTGFNDDLDDLVRRAKARRSTLPGRRDGDFSVMTRAHPGLGQLPAHDNGQGQRLVRVYLDVGYDYVEDRVVSMAAHVTDSAGELLTRRSNGDDPVPVEQDDAGTPSLLSGEVVVRFMEEAWTGEPTADDAAEGKMIRSFFGGLVEAIEKVSGADDFRPLHFYVWNPRDMVHLIDACSRAGGPLLRNLTELLGCREECQGELEQMIFTPLGGEIDRKMVLGYTGRSLITATAFRWFGRPAFHWTRRVNGSSVDLSRLFRRDIFDYRTVLHLDENDEWCEKDHPSARRQSFEIRTRFSADITSPYWHAMWGILPDASCFKDPLVRRTVEDYRAAGRPELIAAFLECKCQALRWLEEHLRKDDRIVKPLIPVKMLPHIEDEFADRYDLVRACQDFLRLDHHVRKVDWLTAGLNSPANKVAEGLAVPVRNGRFVRSERSTTLFADLALDAYPVDRNVFFSGCTIDEGSFVRVTPCTGDIDQGQRVRDLVSNGVTGTVERIDPDSGTVEVSIITSAYNNDLARAYILRSLPASDLMPHGLVGDSVSDFVSYRVDSWLEDNGRAPAVAWFDPHGPRVPVRPPLSPGRAKRYAALLRELKLSGHGLDEVQAEACMDGLSSTVQLLLGPPGTGKTNTTAAAILLRLAARDKNSMFIVSANTHTAVDELMSRLRQSIVPFIEAARRNGVDCKQVIPLRLSRELGEAGYHVPPENITEIMERAKQGHLVIGGSINEVLKLAGSARKVLGSPLRVDGLTVDEASMMIFPAFLALSTLVSPDGEIMLAGDHLQLSPITAHQWEDETREQVMRYSPHESAYIAVQKLCSQCGPGMIKRSALTTTYRLTPELTHLISGIYRREGYSLESKKGNSAKNGMPTSFRDLWSNGGVFLVVHGEAGSRKSNEFEAALVRDILAARPGPKGSIPPGSVSIITPHRAQRAVLRTTLKGGLGKQIKMIDTVERLQGGECETIIVSGTQSDASAIAGNAEFILELNRTNVIFSRAKERLIVVCSRNLLDSVPADLEDYRSSWLWKHLRSICDTTAAVVSGYEYDVRIMVPGKYWTE; translated from the coding sequence ATGGGGCCGAAGAAGATCGAGGTCGTGGTCACCGATCTTGGTGAGTACATCAACCAGCAGTGCTGCGAGCGCAGCTTCAAGCTCCGCCTCAACAAGCAGGAAGTGGCCAGGAAGTATCCTTTCTACCCTGCCGTTCGAAACCCCCTCAATCCCGTCCTCGCCACCACCGGCGCCAAAAGAGAAAAGGAGCTGAAGGAGGACCTCAAGAAGCGCATGAGGTACCTGAACCCCACGGAGGAGGACGGCACCAGGATCACCTGGGAACAGTTCGTGGACGCGCTCTCCGGCATCAAGGCCGGCGAGGACTGCTTCGCCACCGAGGTGGAGGTGGGGCGGGAGATGGACGCTTTCAGGGTCACCGGGAGGATGGATTTCGCCCTGGTGCTGTGGAAGGGCGGCGCGCCGTGCCTGAGGATCGTGGAGTGCAAGGCCAGCAGGAAGGACCGGACCTATCACCGGGTCCAGCTGGCTACGTACCGTATCATGGTCACGAAGCTGCTGGAGAACGGCCTGGTGATCGGGGGGAAAAGGTTCGACAGCGTCCCCATCGAGTCCGTGGTGGCCCGCATCGACGAAGGAACGAACCGCCTGCAAAACGTCCTGGAGCTGCCGTCCCTGGACCTCCGCGAGGAGATAGAGGACGTGCTGAGCCTGCTCTCCCCCGGAGGCCCCCTGGACTACGTGGCCGGGCATGACCTTGACGAGCTGGGGTTCTGCCTGGAGGCCAAATGCGATTCCTGCGTGCATTGCCCCATCTGCCTCCCCGATACCGCTCACAAAAGGAGGCTCGAGCTGGTGGGGGCCGACCCATCGGTGGTGAGGGTGCTGAAGGCGAACGGGGTCATGACGCTGGATGACCTCGCCGACCTTGACCTCTCCTCGGAGGCGGTGAAGGGGATCAGGGGGACCACCGGCTTCAACGACGACCTCGACGATCTGGTCCGGAGGGCCAAGGCCAGGCGGTCCACCTTGCCCGGCCGCAGGGACGGCGACTTTTCGGTGATGACCAGAGCGCACCCGGGCCTCGGGCAGCTGCCGGCGCACGACAACGGCCAAGGCCAGAGGCTGGTCCGGGTGTACCTGGACGTCGGCTATGACTATGTCGAGGACAGGGTGGTCTCCATGGCTGCCCACGTGACCGACAGCGCCGGCGAGTTGCTGACGCGGCGCAGCAACGGGGACGACCCGGTGCCGGTGGAGCAGGACGACGCGGGGACCCCGTCCCTTCTGAGCGGCGAGGTCGTGGTCCGCTTCATGGAGGAGGCATGGACCGGCGAGCCCACCGCGGACGACGCGGCGGAGGGCAAGATGATACGGTCCTTCTTTGGAGGCCTGGTGGAGGCGATAGAGAAGGTCAGTGGGGCCGATGACTTCCGCCCCCTGCACTTCTACGTGTGGAACCCGAGGGACATGGTCCACCTGATCGACGCGTGTTCCCGGGCGGGAGGGCCGCTGCTGCGCAACCTCACCGAGCTGCTGGGGTGCCGGGAGGAGTGCCAGGGCGAGCTGGAGCAGATGATCTTCACCCCCCTGGGCGGAGAGATCGACAGAAAGATGGTGCTCGGCTACACCGGCCGGAGCCTGATCACGGCCACCGCCTTTAGGTGGTTCGGGCGCCCCGCCTTCCACTGGACCCGGCGGGTCAACGGGAGCAGCGTCGACCTTTCAAGGTTGTTCCGCCGGGACATTTTCGACTACCGGACGGTGCTCCATCTCGATGAGAACGATGAGTGGTGCGAGAAGGACCACCCCAGCGCGCGGAGGCAGAGCTTCGAGATACGCACCAGGTTCAGCGCGGACATAACCTCGCCATACTGGCATGCCATGTGGGGCATCCTGCCGGACGCGTCCTGCTTCAAGGACCCCCTGGTCAGGAGGACCGTGGAAGACTATCGCGCCGCGGGGAGGCCCGAACTCATCGCCGCGTTCCTGGAGTGCAAGTGCCAGGCGCTCAGGTGGCTGGAGGAGCATCTGAGGAAGGACGACCGGATAGTGAAGCCTCTCATCCCGGTGAAGATGTTGCCTCATATCGAGGACGAGTTCGCCGACCGGTACGACCTGGTGAGGGCCTGCCAAGACTTCCTGAGGCTGGACCACCACGTGAGGAAGGTGGACTGGCTCACTGCCGGCCTGAACTCTCCTGCCAACAAAGTGGCCGAGGGGCTGGCGGTCCCGGTGCGCAACGGCAGGTTCGTCAGGTCGGAACGCAGCACCACGCTGTTCGCCGATCTGGCCCTGGACGCGTACCCCGTGGACCGGAACGTGTTCTTCTCGGGCTGCACTATCGATGAAGGCTCCTTCGTTAGGGTCACGCCGTGCACCGGGGACATCGACCAGGGGCAGAGGGTCAGGGACCTCGTGAGCAACGGGGTCACCGGCACGGTGGAAAGGATCGATCCTGATTCCGGCACGGTGGAAGTGAGCATCATCACCTCGGCATACAACAACGATCTCGCCAGGGCGTACATCCTGCGCTCTCTTCCCGCCTCTGACCTCATGCCCCACGGGCTGGTGGGGGACAGCGTCTCCGACTTCGTCAGCTACCGCGTGGACTCCTGGCTGGAGGACAACGGCCGCGCCCCTGCCGTCGCATGGTTCGACCCCCATGGTCCCAGGGTGCCGGTGAGGCCGCCCCTCTCGCCCGGCCGCGCCAAGCGGTACGCCGCGCTGCTCAGGGAACTGAAGCTCTCGGGGCACGGGCTCGACGAGGTGCAGGCGGAAGCGTGCATGGACGGACTGTCCAGCACCGTCCAGCTTCTCCTGGGGCCCCCGGGCACCGGAAAGACCAACACCACCGCGGCAGCCATCCTGCTGCGGCTGGCGGCCCGTGACAAGAACAGCATGTTCATCGTATCGGCCAACACCCACACCGCCGTGGACGAGCTGATGAGCAGGCTCCGCCAGTCCATCGTCCCGTTCATTGAGGCCGCCCGCCGGAACGGAGTGGACTGCAAGCAGGTGATACCGCTCCGGCTCAGCAGGGAGCTGGGAGAGGCAGGATACCATGTTCCTCCGGAGAACATCACCGAGATCATGGAGCGGGCCAAGCAGGGCCATCTCGTGATAGGCGGCTCCATCAACGAGGTGCTGAAGCTGGCGGGCAGCGCGCGCAAGGTCCTCGGCTCCCCCTTGAGAGTGGACGGCCTGACGGTCGACGAGGCCAGCATGATGATCTTCCCCGCTTTCCTGGCCCTCTCCACGCTGGTATCTCCGGACGGGGAGATCATGCTCGCCGGGGACCACTTGCAGCTCTCCCCCATCACCGCGCACCAGTGGGAGGATGAGACCCGGGAGCAGGTTATGCGGTACTCCCCGCACGAGAGCGCCTACATCGCCGTCCAGAAGCTGTGCTCGCAGTGCGGGCCGGGCATGATAAAGCGGTCGGCCTTGACCACCACCTACCGGCTCACCCCCGAGCTGACGCATCTCATTTCGGGCATCTACCGCCGCGAGGGATACTCCCTAGAATCTAAGAAGGGGAACTCGGCGAAGAACGGGATGCCCACGTCCTTCCGGGACCTGTGGTCCAACGGCGGGGTGTTCCTGGTGGTGCACGGCGAGGCCGGGTCCAGGAAGAGCAACGAGTTCGAGGCCGCCCTGGTGCGGGACATCCTGGCCGCCCGGCCCGGGCCGAAGGGATCGATACCTCCGGGATCGGTGTCCATAATCACCCCCCACCGCGCCCAGAGGGCGGTGCTGAGGACGACCTTGAAGGGCGGTCTCGGCAAACAGATCAAGATGATCGATACGGTGGAGAGGCTGCAGGGAGGGGAGTGCGAGACCATCATCGTGTCGGGGACGCAGAGCGACGCTTCCGCCATCGCCGGCAACGCCGAGTTCATCCTCGAACTCAATCGCACCAACGTGATATTCTCCCGGGCCAAGGAGCGGCTCATCGTGGTATGCTCCCGGAACCTGCTCGACAGCGTCCCGGCCGACCTGGAGGACTATCGCTCCTCCTGGCTGTGGAAGCATCTGAGGTCCATATGCGACACCACCGCAGCGGTGGTGAGCGGGTATGAATATGATGTCAGGATAATGGTTCCGGGGAAGTACTGGACCGAGTGA
- a CDS encoding aquaporin — MAHGISKYYQLPPTHLMYRKATDADRPLTGSFGSRARPTLLKKLVAEGVGTFILVLAGVGAAVFAGHIFGPLGVAIAFGAAVAAITFAIGHISGAHVNPAVTVAVAATKGMDLRGFLGYIIVQLIGATLAAAIIYAIANGQPGGYDLDLGLGANGYGDHSPGGYNVTAAAIAEVVLSFAFVLVALFATDKFAHKELAGIPIGMGLAFVHLVGIQIDNMSVNPARSFGPAIIAGGWTIEQLWLFIIMPIVGALIAAVVYRYIGSYAPPKDDTPPAH, encoded by the coding sequence ATGGCTCATGGCATCTCTAAATACTATCAGCTCCCGCCCACACACCTCATGTACAGGAAGGCGACGGATGCGGACCGGCCGCTGACAGGTTCGTTCGGCTCACGAGCGCGCCCCACTCTGCTCAAGAAGCTGGTGGCCGAGGGGGTGGGAACCTTCATCTTGGTCCTCGCGGGCGTGGGGGCGGCTGTGTTCGCCGGGCACATATTCGGCCCGCTGGGAGTGGCCATCGCGTTCGGCGCGGCGGTGGCGGCGATAACCTTCGCCATCGGGCACATCTCCGGCGCTCACGTAAATCCCGCGGTGACGGTGGCGGTGGCGGCGACGAAAGGGATGGACCTCCGGGGCTTCTTGGGGTATATAATCGTCCAGCTGATCGGCGCGACACTGGCGGCCGCCATCATTTACGCGATAGCCAACGGCCAGCCGGGAGGATATGATCTGGACCTCGGGCTCGGCGCCAACGGCTATGGGGACCACTCGCCGGGCGGGTACAACGTCACCGCCGCGGCCATCGCTGAGGTGGTGCTGTCGTTCGCGTTCGTCCTCGTGGCCCTGTTCGCCACCGACAAGTTCGCCCACAAGGAGCTGGCGGGCATACCCATCGGCATGGGCCTCGCCTTCGTCCATCTAGTCGGTATCCAGATCGACAACATGTCGGTGAACCCGGCGAGGAGCTTCGGCCCTGCCATAATCGCCGGAGGGTGGACCATCGAGCAGCTCTGGCTGTTCATAATCATGCCTATTGTGGGTGCGCTGATCGCGGCGGTGGTGTACCGCTACATCGGCAGCTACGCGCCGCCAAAGGATGATACACCTCCAGCACACTGA
- a CDS encoding CxxC-x17-CxxC domain-containing protein, with protein sequence MYGNRRQGGYNREPREMHDAVCSDCGAQTQVPFKPTEGRPVYCRECFQKHKPKDRY encoded by the coding sequence ATGTACGGAAACAGAAGGCAGGGCGGTTACAACCGCGAACCCCGCGAGATGCACGATGCTGTTTGCTCCGACTGCGGAGCTCAGACCCAGGTTCCTTTCAAGCCGACCGAGGGCAGGCCCGTCTATTGCAGGGAGTGCTTCCAGAAGCACAAGCCGAAGGACAGGTACTAA
- a CDS encoding alpha/beta fold hydrolase yields the protein MAKLRKHGQAPFRVAAVHGGPGAAGAMAPVAEVLSRTVGVLEPLQTADTIAGQVAELREALEEAGSPMVLVGHSWGAWLSWIVAAEHPEIVDELVLVGSGPFEERYAEGITATRLGRLDARDRQRALVLLNALGGPASSTTDEELSEFGSLMSKADSFDALRKGGRLPVSKDVFLKVSAEAAELRRSGWLLEIGKSIRCPVLAIHGDYDPHPLAGVKEPLSRTLRDFRFVLLEDCGHEPWNERKARDAFFNILVKELAAAGRT from the coding sequence ATGGCTAAGCTGCGAAAGCATGGGCAGGCTCCGTTCAGGGTGGCGGCGGTGCACGGCGGGCCGGGGGCGGCAGGAGCCATGGCCCCGGTGGCCGAGGTGCTGTCCAGGACGGTCGGGGTGCTGGAGCCGCTGCAGACCGCCGACACCATCGCCGGGCAGGTCGCCGAGCTCCGCGAAGCGCTGGAGGAGGCTGGCAGCCCGATGGTGCTGGTGGGACACTCCTGGGGAGCGTGGCTGAGCTGGATAGTGGCGGCGGAGCACCCCGAGATCGTCGACGAACTCGTCCTGGTGGGCAGCGGCCCGTTCGAGGAGCGCTATGCCGAGGGCATAACCGCCACCAGGCTGGGACGTCTGGACGCCCGGGACCGCCAAAGGGCGCTGGTCCTGCTGAACGCTCTCGGGGGTCCCGCAAGCTCGACCACGGATGAGGAGCTGAGCGAGTTCGGCTCCCTGATGTCCAAAGCCGACAGCTTCGATGCCTTGAGAAAGGGCGGCAGGCTCCCGGTGAGCAAGGACGTCTTCCTGAAGGTGTCGGCGGAAGCGGCGGAGCTGAGGCGGAGCGGCTGGCTGCTGGAGATAGGCAAGAGCATCAGATGCCCGGTGCTGGCCATCCACGGGGATTATGATCCTCATCCCCTTGCAGGGGTGAAGGAGCCCCTCTCCAGAACGCTTCGGGACTTCCGCTTCGTCCTGTTGGAGGACTGCGGCCACGAGCCGTGGAACGAGAGAAAGGCCAGGGACGCCTTCTTCAATATTTTGGTGAAAGAGCTGGCAGCTGCGGGGAGAACATGA